In Hemiscyllium ocellatum isolate sHemOce1 chromosome 16, sHemOce1.pat.X.cur, whole genome shotgun sequence, one genomic interval encodes:
- the camlg gene encoding calcium signal-modulating cyclophilin ligand isoform X1, with protein sequence MESGGEQEDQQQQQKKKMSSERRRAELRRRKLLLNSEERLNRIMGFSKSGPGPEEENRIDSLPPYELEKTESLQNSSLPKRTPGITNETADGSVTSSHYTNGKELQQPYSVDTRDSLSKINEADNSLGQGSRHLGKADVPVEQAQRAPRRGIEQYISRFDEAMKLRNQLISEKTSHENGGGGEEFGTFRVFRLVGSALLALMVRVFICKYLAIFAPFLTLQLAYMGLSKYFPKSEKKVKTTVLTAALLLSGIPAEVINRSMDTYGKMGDVFADLCVYFFTFIFSHEVIVFIGVDLP encoded by the exons ATGGAGAGCGGCGGCGAACAGGAGGATCAGCAACAACAACAGAAGAAGAAAATGAGCTCGGAGCGGAGGAGAGCCGAGCTCCGCCGGAGGAAGTTGCTGCTGAACTCGGAGGAGCGGCTGAACCGGATCATGGGTTTCAGTAAGAGCGGGCCGGGCCCGG AAGAGGAGAACAGAATAGATTCTCTTCCACCCTATGAACTGGAGAAAACAGAGTCATTGCAAAATTCTAGCCTTCCCAAAAGAACCCCAGGAATTACAAATGAAACTGCTGATGGTTCAGTGACATCCAGTCATTACACAAATGGGAAAGAGCTTCAACAGCCATATTCTGTAGACACAAGAGACTCTCTTAGCAAAATTAATGAGGCTGATAATAGTTTAGGGCAAGGAAGTCGGCACCTAGGTAAAGCTGATGTGCCAGTAGAGCAGGCCCAGCGTGCTCCTCGCCGTGGTATTGAGCAGTATATATCACGATTTGATGAAGCAATGAAACTCAGAAACCAACTGATAAGTGAGAAGACCAGCCACGAAAATGGAGGCGGAGGTGAAGAGTTTGGTACATTCCGTGTTTTCCGATTAGTGGGGAGTGCTCTGCTAGCCTTAATGGTTCGAGTCTTTATATGCAAATATTTG gccatttttgctccattTCTTACTCTTCAACTTGCATATATGGGGTTATCAAAGTACTTTCCAAAG AGTGAAAAGAAGGTAAAGACGACAGTACTGACTGCTGCCCTGCTTCTGTCAGGAATCCCTGCTGAAGTCATCAATCGCTCTATGGATACGTATGGAAAAATGGGAGATGTGTTTGCAGACCTGTGCGTTTATTTTTTCACCTTTATATTTTCTCATGAAGTAATTGTTTTTATTGGTGTTGATTTGCCTTGA
- the camlg gene encoding calcium signal-modulating cyclophilin ligand isoform X3 → MESGGEQEDQQQQQKKKMSSERRRAELRRRKLLLNSEERLNRIMGFKEENRIDSLPPYELEKTESLQNSSLPKRTPGITNETADGSVTSSHYTNGKELQQPYSVDTRDSLSKINEADNSLGQGSRHLGKADVPVEQAQRAPRRGIEQYISRFDEAMKLRNQLISEKTSHENGGGGEEFGTFRVFRLVGSALLALMVRVFICKYLAIFAPFLTLQLAYMGLSKYFPKSEKKVKTTVLTAALLLSGIPAEVINRSMDTYGKMGDVFADLCVYFFTFIFSHEVIVFIGVDLP, encoded by the exons ATGGAGAGCGGCGGCGAACAGGAGGATCAGCAACAACAACAGAAGAAGAAAATGAGCTCGGAGCGGAGGAGAGCCGAGCTCCGCCGGAGGAAGTTGCTGCTGAACTCGGAGGAGCGGCTGAACCGGATCATGGGTTTCA AAGAGGAGAACAGAATAGATTCTCTTCCACCCTATGAACTGGAGAAAACAGAGTCATTGCAAAATTCTAGCCTTCCCAAAAGAACCCCAGGAATTACAAATGAAACTGCTGATGGTTCAGTGACATCCAGTCATTACACAAATGGGAAAGAGCTTCAACAGCCATATTCTGTAGACACAAGAGACTCTCTTAGCAAAATTAATGAGGCTGATAATAGTTTAGGGCAAGGAAGTCGGCACCTAGGTAAAGCTGATGTGCCAGTAGAGCAGGCCCAGCGTGCTCCTCGCCGTGGTATTGAGCAGTATATATCACGATTTGATGAAGCAATGAAACTCAGAAACCAACTGATAAGTGAGAAGACCAGCCACGAAAATGGAGGCGGAGGTGAAGAGTTTGGTACATTCCGTGTTTTCCGATTAGTGGGGAGTGCTCTGCTAGCCTTAATGGTTCGAGTCTTTATATGCAAATATTTG gccatttttgctccattTCTTACTCTTCAACTTGCATATATGGGGTTATCAAAGTACTTTCCAAAG AGTGAAAAGAAGGTAAAGACGACAGTACTGACTGCTGCCCTGCTTCTGTCAGGAATCCCTGCTGAAGTCATCAATCGCTCTATGGATACGTATGGAAAAATGGGAGATGTGTTTGCAGACCTGTGCGTTTATTTTTTCACCTTTATATTTTCTCATGAAGTAATTGTTTTTATTGGTGTTGATTTGCCTTGA
- the camlg gene encoding calcium signal-modulating cyclophilin ligand isoform X2 produces the protein MESGGEQEDQQQQQKKKMSSERRRAELRRRKLLLNSEERLNRIMGFSKSGPGPEENRIDSLPPYELEKTESLQNSSLPKRTPGITNETADGSVTSSHYTNGKELQQPYSVDTRDSLSKINEADNSLGQGSRHLGKADVPVEQAQRAPRRGIEQYISRFDEAMKLRNQLISEKTSHENGGGGEEFGTFRVFRLVGSALLALMVRVFICKYLAIFAPFLTLQLAYMGLSKYFPKSEKKVKTTVLTAALLLSGIPAEVINRSMDTYGKMGDVFADLCVYFFTFIFSHEVIVFIGVDLP, from the exons ATGGAGAGCGGCGGCGAACAGGAGGATCAGCAACAACAACAGAAGAAGAAAATGAGCTCGGAGCGGAGGAGAGCCGAGCTCCGCCGGAGGAAGTTGCTGCTGAACTCGGAGGAGCGGCTGAACCGGATCATGGGTTTCAGTAAGAGCGGGCCGGGCCCGG AGGAGAACAGAATAGATTCTCTTCCACCCTATGAACTGGAGAAAACAGAGTCATTGCAAAATTCTAGCCTTCCCAAAAGAACCCCAGGAATTACAAATGAAACTGCTGATGGTTCAGTGACATCCAGTCATTACACAAATGGGAAAGAGCTTCAACAGCCATATTCTGTAGACACAAGAGACTCTCTTAGCAAAATTAATGAGGCTGATAATAGTTTAGGGCAAGGAAGTCGGCACCTAGGTAAAGCTGATGTGCCAGTAGAGCAGGCCCAGCGTGCTCCTCGCCGTGGTATTGAGCAGTATATATCACGATTTGATGAAGCAATGAAACTCAGAAACCAACTGATAAGTGAGAAGACCAGCCACGAAAATGGAGGCGGAGGTGAAGAGTTTGGTACATTCCGTGTTTTCCGATTAGTGGGGAGTGCTCTGCTAGCCTTAATGGTTCGAGTCTTTATATGCAAATATTTG gccatttttgctccattTCTTACTCTTCAACTTGCATATATGGGGTTATCAAAGTACTTTCCAAAG AGTGAAAAGAAGGTAAAGACGACAGTACTGACTGCTGCCCTGCTTCTGTCAGGAATCCCTGCTGAAGTCATCAATCGCTCTATGGATACGTATGGAAAAATGGGAGATGTGTTTGCAGACCTGTGCGTTTATTTTTTCACCTTTATATTTTCTCATGAAGTAATTGTTTTTATTGGTGTTGATTTGCCTTGA